A DNA window from Maribellus comscasis contains the following coding sequences:
- a CDS encoding DEAD/DEAH box helicase, translating to MNFNELGIHEDLLDAISYMGFKEATPIQEQAIPEILDGNDLIACAQTGTGKTAAFLLPIFDLVADLPGGETTTLIIVPTRELAMQIDQQVQGIGYTMGINSIAIYGGGDGDDWGQQKRALTQGADIVIATPGKLISHLNLGYVKFDTIKYLILDEADRMLDIGFYDDIVKIISYLPKNRQTLMFSATMAPKIRSLASKILKNPKEINIAISKPAEGVLQAAYLCYDTQKIGLINHLISENPEYNSILIFCSTKKKVTELAISLRKNGFQAEGISSDLEQEKREQVLQGFKSKRTRILVATDVLSRGIDIKEINLVINFDVPQDAEDYVHRVGRTARADATGVALTLVNEKDMFYFHRIEQLIERQVFKIPMPEQFGEGPEWRTPSQKNKSKKYKYRKKKKGKTGSYKNRKK from the coding sequence ATGAATTTTAACGAATTAGGAATACACGAAGATTTGCTTGATGCAATTTCGTATATGGGGTTTAAGGAGGCTACTCCAATTCAGGAACAAGCCATTCCCGAAATACTGGATGGAAATGATTTAATTGCCTGTGCACAGACAGGGACCGGAAAAACTGCAGCATTTTTGTTGCCAATATTTGATTTGGTAGCCGATTTACCTGGTGGAGAAACTACTACTCTTATTATTGTCCCAACCCGCGAGCTTGCCATGCAAATCGACCAGCAGGTGCAGGGAATCGGGTACACCATGGGAATAAATTCTATAGCCATTTACGGAGGCGGCGACGGAGACGATTGGGGGCAGCAAAAGCGCGCTTTAACCCAGGGAGCTGATATCGTAATTGCAACACCCGGTAAACTTATTTCGCATTTAAATTTGGGCTACGTAAAATTTGATACCATAAAATACCTGATTTTAGACGAAGCCGACCGAATGCTTGATATCGGTTTTTACGACGATATAGTTAAAATTATTTCCTATCTGCCTAAAAACCGGCAAACTCTGATGTTCAGTGCAACAATGGCACCAAAAATCAGATCGCTGGCTTCCAAAATCCTAAAAAACCCAAAAGAAATAAATATCGCAATTTCAAAACCTGCCGAGGGAGTTTTGCAGGCCGCCTATTTGTGTTACGACACACAAAAAATCGGGTTAATAAATCATTTAATCTCGGAAAACCCCGAATACAATAGCATTCTCATCTTTTGTTCGACCAAAAAAAAGGTGACGGAACTGGCAATTTCGCTAAGAAAAAACGGTTTTCAGGCGGAAGGAATTTCATCTGACCTGGAGCAGGAAAAACGCGAACAGGTGCTCCAGGGATTTAAGTCAAAACGAACACGTATTTTAGTGGCAACCGATGTTTTAAGCCGTGGTATCGACATAAAAGAAATCAACCTCGTTATCAATTTTGATGTGCCGCAGGACGCAGAAGACTATGTTCACCGGGTGGGTAGAACAGCGCGTGCCGATGCAACCGGAGTTGCGCTTACTTTGGTAAACGAAAAAGATATGTTTTATTTCCACCGGATCGAACAGCTGATTGAACGGCAAGTTTTTAAAATCCCAATGCCTGAACAATTTGGAGAAGGTCCGGAATGGAGAACCCCCTCTCAAAAAAATAAATCAAAAAAATACAAATACAGGAAGAAAAAGAAAGGGAAAACCGGCTCTTATAAAAACCGAAAAAAGTAA
- a CDS encoding patatin-like phospholipase family protein → MTYEDFVNQPEFQQMLEEAKGLKGKIFSDVIDDAGNQYVDLVQEGGGVLGIALVGYTYILETAGIRFFHLAGTSAGAINTLVLAGIDNIDRAKSQQVLDVLAKQDLFEFVDGDPVLKAIMQRVINGTPFKKVLGKLLWNFRKIKKALFVNLGLNPGKKFESWLETVLKESPNKITTVGELIEKRGKVYFPEGLRHRISGQALTDEYAHMHIITADITTQTKVQFPAMAHIYWGDNMWKQSPAKMVRASMSVPFFFVPFEIDNIPNAGKPADEAWDKYANYSGTIPEKVKFVDGGMISNFPINIFHSPSGSTPRKPTFGVKLSTYRNQYADVDDLGGFIGSMISTMRFDADNEFLIQNPDFEKLICYIDADKDFNWLNFQMSDERKKLLFLLGARKAMLFLKQFSWDDYKKLRTK, encoded by the coding sequence ATGTGGATTTGGTTCAGGAAGGCGGAGGTGTTCTTGGAATTGCGCTTGTTGGCTACACCTACATTCTTGAAACTGCGGGAATTCGTTTCTTTCATTTGGCAGGAACTTCGGCCGGGGCAATAAACACGCTGGTTTTGGCGGGAATTGATAACATTGATAGAGCCAAATCGCAGCAGGTTTTGGATGTACTCGCCAAACAGGATCTATTTGAATTTGTTGATGGCGATCCGGTTTTGAAAGCTATCATGCAAAGGGTTATTAACGGTACACCTTTCAAAAAAGTACTGGGAAAACTATTATGGAATTTCAGAAAGATAAAAAAAGCGCTTTTTGTCAACCTGGGGCTAAATCCGGGAAAAAAGTTTGAAAGCTGGCTGGAAACCGTATTAAAAGAGTCGCCAAATAAGATAACGACGGTCGGAGAGCTTATTGAAAAAAGAGGGAAGGTATATTTTCCTGAAGGTTTAAGACACCGAATTTCGGGACAAGCGCTCACCGACGAATATGCACACATGCATATTATAACAGCCGACATCACCACACAAACCAAAGTTCAGTTTCCGGCAATGGCTCATATTTACTGGGGTGATAACATGTGGAAACAGTCGCCCGCAAAGATGGTACGCGCTTCCATGTCGGTACCTTTCTTTTTTGTTCCTTTTGAAATTGACAATATCCCAAATGCCGGAAAACCTGCAGATGAAGCCTGGGATAAATATGCAAACTACAGCGGAACAATACCTGAAAAAGTAAAATTTGTTGATGGAGGAATGATATCAAACTTTCCAATTAACATCTTTCATTCGCCTTCAGGCAGTACACCCAGAAAACCTACTTTTGGGGTTAAACTAAGTACTTACCGGAATCAGTACGCGGATGTAGATGACCTGGGAGGATTTATCGGTTCGATGATTAGCACAATGCGATTTGATGCAGACAATGAATTTCTCATTCAAAACCCTGATTTTGAAAAACTGATTTGTTACATTGACGCCGACAAAGATTTTAACTGGCTCAATTTTCAAATGAGTGATGAAAGAAAAAAACTGCTTTTCCTTTTGGGAGCCCGAAAAGCAATGCTGTTTCTGAAACAATTTAGTTGGGATGATTACAAAAAATTACGTACTAAATAA